One part of the Plasmodium yoelii strain 17X genome assembly, chromosome: 13 genome encodes these proteins:
- a CDS encoding allantoicase, putative produces the protein MSEQSQSEDEQNIIIENNTNNIKKRKLSDVEEDDESSDNNEHIYVPKKKRRRKILTIFNDLFSWIINKNVKNPSKEIENINDVNFLNFNNVLSKNFGAKVAFVTDESISKSENLIIEDKTGWITRRRRDVGHEWLIFKLKYPSIIYGIELNFENMDEDICPHLSIEVVENPCIDDIIKEEESIINETDNKEVKTIKKKSYNFLESYKIDKSISDLLENQNTPWVELLQADCVDFLKQCNKKKIYYFKINDQSLIKPWTHIRINLYPDGGINKIHFYGEFVSLFKKHTIASKQKIFLNKPENGCTLIYYQCDEIHKGHPKNIIDSYKTDGFCTKRLFNRPPIILRTLTYNSIKNFAIFKFGVRGIIENFTIDIGNYKHDHPETIQIYLLDCIDLLTLDLLEQKKIFEDDEKLAKKKIDWFQLPPCKINTGQKKTFYNFNLLEYNFTDMERTATHFKISIHPDGGISQVNIIGTVLSIPP, from the coding sequence atgagTGAACAAAGTCAAAGTGAggatgaacaaaatataataatcgAAAATAATaccaataatataaaaaaaagaaaattaagCGATGTTGAAGAAGATGATGAAAGTAGCGACAATAATGAACACATATATgtaccaaaaaaaaaacgacgaagaaaaatattaacaatttttaatgatttatttagctggattataaataaaaatgtgaaaaatcCATCTaaagaaattgaaaatataaatgatgtaAATTTTCTCAATTTTAATAATGTCTTGTCAAAAAACTTCGGAGCAAAAGTTGCATTTGTTACTGATGAATCAATTAGTAAATCagaaaatttaattatcGAAGATAAAACAGGATGGATTACTAGAAGGCGAAGAGATGTAGGCCATGAATGGCTAATATTTAAGTTAAAATATCCAAGTATTATATATGGAATAGaattaaattttgaaaatatggaTGAAGATATATGTCCCCACTTATCAATAGAAGTTGTAGAAAACCCCTGTATCGATGACATAATAAAAGAAGAGGAATCAATTATTAACGAAACAGATAATAAGGAAGtgaaaacaataaaaaagaaaagttATAACTTTCTagaatcatataaaatagaTAAATCGATATCTGATTTGTTAGAAAATCAGAATACCCCATGGGTTGAATTATTACAAGCAGATTGTgttgattttttaaaacaatgtaataaaaaaaaaatatactattttaaaattaatgatCAATCTTTAATTAAACCATGGACACATATAAGAATTAATTTATATCCAGATGgaggaataaataaaattcatttttatggCGAatttgtttctttatttaaaaaacataCTATTGCatcaaaacaaaaaatatttctaaatAAACCAGAAAATGGTTgcacattaatatattaccAATGTGATGAAATACATAAAGGTCatccaaaaaatattatcgaTTCATATAAAACTGATGGATTTTGTACAAAAAGATTATTTAATAGACCACCTATAATCTTAAGAACATTAACATATAAttcaattaaaaattttgctATTTTTAAGTTTGGAGTTAGAGGAATAATTGAAAATTTTACAATTGATATTGGAAATTATAAACATGATCATCCTGAAActatacaaatttatttattagatTGTATCGATTTACTTACTTTAGATTTATTagagcaaaaaaaaatatttgaagaCGATGAAAAATtagcgaaaaaaaaaattgattgGTTTCAATTACCTCCTTGTAAAATTAATACAGGCCAAAAAAAAAcgttttataattttaatttgttagaatataattttacCGATATGGAAAGAACAGCTacacattttaaaatttcaATTCATCCAGATGGCGGAATATCACAAGTTAATATTATAGGTACAGTCTTATCAATCCCCCCATAA